GATTCATCATTAATCTCTTatcgaaaacaaaaaactttttgtcGACTTCTTTGCGCGATAGCAGGTGCCGTCGCTTAAAGAGATCTGTATGAGACAGAAAGCGGTTAATTACAAGACGAGATCGCTTAATAGAGGACTAGTAGTCTTGAAGAGAGAGTTGACTTGAATTATCGACGACATCAGCAGGTTATCCATTAGTCCAAGTACGTAAGATGCTTTGGATGCTTTAAcgttcccaagatctgattgtcaatcCTCCTCTccagttgctacacatttccttgtaaataggtgacaagaatttggtattagatcaagatagcaacttctccCTGATAAAtgtaagtattctcattacctgtttgctagataacgAGTGGATATTTAAGAaggaagttgcatgttaatcacttctaggagttaaccctttactgAAACGGATGAACCGCGTATTTAAAGAGCCTGTGTCACATTTTTTTGAAGCAGGATGTAGGGTAAGCCAAGTATCACGCGTTTCTTTGTGAATAAGTCACTGGTTTCATTTGTATAAGCAAATTGATAAACGCACACCAAAGGCCCTTCAGTCTTTTCGTTAAATACTTATAACCTTGCTCCAAAAGGAGTACCTGAAAGACAGAGCTAATTGGTTTTTCTAAGAGAACTATTCAGCAAATGCACAGTGAACATTACTTGTGGTAGATAAAGGGTATTCTCCGTATGTACTTTCGCATTTATTCACCTCATCACCACACTTAaggggccggttatttaaacaaagttcaGCCGCTGTTCCAAAAAACCGCGGCCTAGACAATCTTCGAGTAACTGAATCTTTTATTGGAACATTCATTTTTGAGAACAGTCTCAAGAGGGCCGTAAGCTAAAAGTGGAAGGATTATCATTTAATTTAATCAACCCTCTTCTGGAGAAAGActgaggcccactgattgcgtaaaaccgtgttttgggttagacctcgtggAAATAACGGGGCTATGGAGGTATGCGGCGTGTTCTCCGCTGTTTCTGCTCGTACACAAAGCTAGAGACAAAGTTTCAAAGCATCCTAAGTAGCTCAAATGAGTGCGAAATAAAGAATAACCAATATCGCCTCTGACCATTATTTAGTACTAAAATTTGGCGCgatgattaaaatatttaaaaacaataCAGAATCAGGAAATTGTTCAAGAGATTATCTCACGGTTCAAAAAGTATACGAAAACTAACGTATCTGCAGAGTTATTCATCAACTCTTGGTAATagaactgaaattttttgaacatattcaaaataatgaaattgatgTTACTAATGTCAGAAATGCAGTATTCGATTAATGTAAACATTGTAAATAGTGTAATAATTATAGGATTTCAATGTACGCAGCTCAATGAAGTAGTGTAACTTATGGAATGTGTTGTTAGGAAATGAGTGCGTGTAAATAACGTGTTGAAATAGAGTTTATGTATCGCAAGTAATATACGtcgtaaataaagatttgtaTTGGAAAAAAGTATCGGTAAAATCAACAGCCATTGACTttactatatatatatgtacagtGAAACCTTCCATGTTTCGACAAGAGAACATAGACCGTTTTGAAGTACTTTCTCTTGGCTTCATCATGAGTCAGGCATTCTTGAGATGAAAAGTTTCTCACTGAATGCAATGGAAATACATAGCTAATATACCACACAATGGTTTAACCCTGCTGTCAAATAGTTTGTCAACCTTTATACAAACAAGAAACACAcgaactatttttcttttcatgactTGGAATGTGTGACATCTCTTCTTTTCAGAGCACAGACTTTAAACGGTTGTGGTTGCAGAACGATTCCTACGATGGGTTCAACGGATGGAAGATCAAATCCGGGTGGATTCTCAAACCTGAAGTTGTGCAACAAACGTGCAAGGACCAGAAAAAGCTCAATCCGTGCCAAAGGCTCTCCTAAGCAGGCACGGCGCCCCGCAGAAAAGGGCAGGAAACGGTCAAATGATGGTGCAGCGAAATTGCCATTTTCATCAAGGAATCTTTTAGGCCTGAAGCTGTATGGTTCATCCCAGATATCCGGATCGTGGTGAATGGACCATAGATTAGTTAAAACTGTGGTTCCCTTTGGAACACAGTATCCTTGCAGAGAGGTGTCTACTGTTGCCTTATGAGGAACTGACAAAGGTACAAGAGAGGAGATGCGCAGAGTTTCTGTAATGGTCGCCTCTACGTACGGAAGATTCTTCTTGTCTCCTAGTTCTGGCAAACGATCCGGGCCAATGACGTGATCCAGCTCTTGATGCAGCATCTGCTGGACCTCAGGGTTGTGAATCAAGTGTATCAGTGCCCAACACAAGGTGCTTGCAGTGGTCTCCATTCCAGCAATAAAGATGTCGCTCATGGTCATAATTAGGTGTTCGTCAGAGAGGAATCCTTTGACAGCGGAGTCTTCATCCTCAGCTTCCTTTCTTGCCTTCAATAACGAATCTGTCAGGTCTTGTGGATGTAACACTCTGTTCGCCTCCacatgttcaacaaatttcttTCCTAGAAGCTCATCTCGTTCCTTGCATTTTTCCCTTAGATTCTGAAGAGACTTAAATGGGATCCAACCGAGCCAAGGAAAAACGTCCACAATGCTCCCAGCCGCGACCATCTTCGCCAAAGCATTGGTGATGTCTAAGAACTTTGTGAACTCCGGGTCGTCAAGTTCGAATCTCGAACCGAACACTACAGCACAAACCACATTCGTCACAGCCAGTCGTATCTCTCTTGTGATGTCATGTGGTTGACCATTTCTAGCATGGACCCTTTTTAACAGCAGATCAAACTCTTCATTGATTACGGATCCTTGGTTTATTCTGTTGTTGCTGTACATCTTCAGCGCAGAGACAGCAATCTTGCGATGCAGTCGCCATTCCGGAGAATAATCTGCCAGCGCGATTGCCTTTCCTTTTGAATAAACCTGTGAGGTGTAGAGATTCGGACGTCCAGCGAAATCGGCAGATTTTGTGACGAGAACTTCTTTCAGCGCTTCTCCACCACTAACGATTACCACGAGCTGATTACCGAGATACAAACGAAATACTTTGCcgtattgtttttcaagt
The sequence above is a segment of the Pocillopora verrucosa isolate sample1 chromosome 5, ASM3666991v2, whole genome shotgun sequence genome. Coding sequences within it:
- the LOC131799360 gene encoding steroid 17-alpha-hydroxylase/17,20 lyase-like, which produces MLEELAWVFLAVIVVKLILDHFTANKNLPPGPFPLPIIGNAHKLAADSRHIDLMKLEKQYGKVFRLYLGNQLVVIVSGGEALKEVLVTKSADFAGRPNLYTSQVYSKGKAIALADYSPEWRLHRKIAVSALKMYSNNRINQGSVINEEFDLLLKRVHARNGQPHDITREIRLAVTNVVCAVVFGSRFELDDPEFTKFLDITNALAKMVAAGSIVDVFPWLGWIPFKSLQNLREKCKERDELLGKKFVEHVEANRVLHPQDLTDSLLKARKEAEDEDSAVKGFLSDEHLIMTMSDIFIAGMETTASTLCWALIHLIHNPEVQQMLHQELDHVIGPDRLPELGDKKNLPYVEATITETLRISSLVPLSVPHKATVDTSLQGYCVPKGTTVLTNLWSIHHDPDIWDEPYSFRPKRFLDENGNFAAPSFDRFLPFSAGRRACLGEPLARIELFLVLARLLHNFRFENPPGFDLPSVEPIVGIVLQPQPFKVCALKRRDVTHSKS